The Microplitis mediator isolate UGA2020A chromosome 4, iyMicMedi2.1, whole genome shotgun sequence nucleotide sequence GCATTAAAAtggtaacttttatttatcccCAAACAGTCATCACTTATCACgtcattttatgataattatttactaacatttttcatgttatgttttgttaacatttttttggtaactttaagaaaacttttaaaacttgactttttaaaaattttatttgtcatcattttattaacattttggAATAGCAGAAAGTTGACTTGGAACAGACAACTAAAAGCTAACAAAAAGCGAGCCTGGTCACTTGAGattgaaagttttattttttaaattgtcatttaggtattgaaaaaaataaatttttttcaaaatatatatttaggatttgaaaaaacgcgctgaaaataaaaattgtcggATGTCGGCTTACTTTACACTCATATTTAATAACCGGAAATCTTTAATACGCatgtgtatttaattaaatcggAAGTTACGTGTTTCGATGATGTTAAATGCCGCCGAAAACGTGGCAGCAAACGGAGCGCTGTTggcattttttaataaaacctCCAGATCAGTCATCAAGTCaactattaatataatatattttccgTATGCAAAGTTTATCAACGTTGAGcaggtaaataatatttaaaaaattgtactaataattataatttataaatttgatataaatctattactttcatataattttaattcatttataatttaattttatgcattataatcaatttttattactaactTGGTAgacaatcattattttttaaaataaatattaacatatGACAGTAAGGAATCAAAAATATCGTTTCATTAATAAACTTTAtgttctataattataattattatttattaattaatttattatatttttcttgtagaataaagtatttttactCAGTCAATATTGTATTgcagtttataattttaaaaaactattaatttatcaaaataattttgttttacatgattttatttgaattaaatttttatttttacagaatgaagtttcaaattttttatttggctATTGCCATTTTATCGGTAACAATTTGTGCTGAAGAAGAACAACAACAACCAGAAGTCGCACGATTATTagtatcaaaatatattttcaacaaatatcTTGTAGAAAACATGGATATTATTGTTAAggtattaatataataaatctgTTCTATagtcattcatttttatattattaaaagtaacaacttttattttcagtataCTGTATATAATGTTGGTAGTGTAGCTGCATTAGAAGTTGAAATAACAGATAATTCATTCCATCCTGATCACTTTAATCACGTTAGTGGTGAATTAAATGCACGGATTGATCGTGTACCACCGGGTAGCAACGTATCTCATACTGTAGTTGTGAGGCCCAGAAAATTCGGATATTTTAACTTTACATCTGCTGAAGTTTTATACAGACGTACCGAAGATGCTTCAAGACTTCAAGTTGCAGTAAGCAGTGCCCCAGGTGAAGGCCTTATTGTATCTTACAGAgattatgcaaaaaaattctcatctCATGTTGTAAGTTTACAATCTACATTCttatcttaataattttttttatatttaaattttatgttatgtatttattttacagaTTGATTGGATTGCATTTGCCGTCATGACATTACCTTCTTTAGCTATTCCGTTTGCTCTCTGGTACTCAAGTAAAAGGAAGTatgaaaaactttc carries:
- the LOC130666331 gene encoding translocon-associated protein subunit beta; protein product: MQSLSTLSRMKFQIFYLAIAILSVTICAEEEQQQPEVARLLVSKYIFNKYLVENMDIIVKYTVYNVGSVAALEVEITDNSFHPDHFNHVSGELNARIDRVPPGSNVSHTVVVRPRKFGYFNFTSAEVLYRRTEDASRLQVAVSSAPGEGLIVSYRDYAKKFSSHVIDWIAFAVMTLPSLAIPFALWYSSKRKYEKLSKNTKKH